One region of Rana temporaria chromosome 9, aRanTem1.1, whole genome shotgun sequence genomic DNA includes:
- the LOC120914569 gene encoding uncharacterized protein LOC120914569: MIATHKDSGGPLAKITLSIEGRPTQFICDTGAARSVIRTKELPDISFLSDNDITCVGVDGTPRKSPLTRPLQVGNIPDLLTRFVVSDTCPLNLLGADILSRLQASISFQPDGGIRVTSPLTDEDTSALCSIPLLLSLNVEDKTGIPEEVLTRIPSCLWSTGPEDIGHLKVPPVMVRMKPGAPFPRKPQYPLKPSVSAAITRQIEALLQNGALIPCTIPCNTPLFPVKKKTPKGEPVKYRMVQDLRAVNEATILETPIVPNPHTLLAGIPPTAKYFTVVDLANAYFSVPLDPRCQFLFSFIHERKSYTWTVMPQGAQNSPSQFSKAMKFILDTWIKLHPDVVLLEYVDDLLLCADTQDEAATHSEDLLCYLAEQGCKASKQKIQWCKRTVVFLGHCISQGVRHLTQERIAVIKAIPVPVGHKSLHAFLGLISYCRSWIPEASLLMQPLYDALKTDPFTLPPEALTNFEILKQILSSAPALGIPDYEKSFKLFVSEREGHATGVLAQSCDNRLRPIGYYSCRLDPVARGAPSCLRAVFAAQALLDKTADLVLGHLLILLAPHDISAVLNQVQPKHMSAARHLRLQCTLLLPDNISLLRCNTLNPSTLLPLFEGGNDPHDISHDCLEIMKMETTHLPTVSRVPLDDPDLTIYVDGSRYADHEGRYHTGYAVTTRDTILHASALPPSKSAQEAELQALIMACKLAEGKKANIYTDSRYALGVACDYGVLWKNRGFLTAVGTPIKHSAAVRDLIDALLLPTQVAVLKVKAHGRLNTQEAQGNHLADTAAKHAAKGVREVVRRVDVQNIPTQETVQATMILQNPPVDWARLKEMQEAASEEEKGTWTKKGAILKDGLMEVNKRPCLPRSMFPAVVQWAHGASHLSKTLMNSLINKYYLAPGITPLTNNFCKSCVICAKCNPGRTEKTPMKHLAKAQYPFQRIQIDHIQMPKSGRYEYALVIVDMFSSWPEAFPVTNMTAKTTAKKLLTEIVCRYGVPEVIESDQGPAFTASLTKEIWTALGVTLAFHTPYHPQSSGKVERLNGTIKSRMLKMSQETGMSWPDSLPIALFSVRYTPKESHGLSPYEILFGSAPRLGCYYPQQLQLQSDVLTDYVTALSCELTRIHAKVFSSIPDPELDTGTHKLVPGDWVLVKKFVRKHPLEPRYDGPFQVLLITATSVKVAGKNTWIHASHCKKVTIPKETDKDKS, translated from the exons ATGATCGCAACACACAAAGATTCAGGGGGACCTCTAGCCAAGATAACACTCAGCATCGAGGGCCGGCCCACTCAGTTCATTTGCGACACAGGTGCTGCCCGGTCCGTCATTCGAACGAAAGAATTACCCGATATCTCCTTCCTATCTGACAATGACATCACATGCGTTGGAGTGGATGGAACACCCCGAAAAAGTCCTCTAACCCGCCCCCTACAAGTTGGCAACATCCCTGACCTGCTAACAAGATTTGTGGTTTCCGACACCTGTCCCTTGAACTTACTAGGGGCTGACATCTTATCCAGACTCCAGGCCTCAATCTCCTTCCAACCTGATGGTGGTATCCGAGTAACCTCACCACTGACTGATGAAGACACGTCAGCATTATGCTCCATTCCGCTCTTGCTGTCCCTAAACGTAGAAGACAAGACTGGAATTCCGGAAGAGGTTTTAACCCGAATACCTTCCTGCCTGTGGTCTACAGGCCCAGAAGACATCGGTCATCTAAAAGTCCCACCTGTCATGGTCAGAATGAAGCCTGGTGCCCCTTTCCCCAGAAAACCCCAATACCCCCTCAAGCCCTCCGTGTCAGCAGCAATCACTCGCCAGATAGAGGCCCTCCTCCAGAATGGGGCTCTTATACCCTGCACAATCCCCTGCAACACCCCACTCTTCCCAGTCAAGAAGAAAACCCCAAAAGGAGAacctgtgaaatatcgcatggtgCAGGACCTGCGAGCAGTGAATGAAGCCACCATACTGGAGACACCCATCGTACCCAAcccacacaccttgctggcaggaataccACCCACGGCCAAGTACTTTACTGTGGTGGACCTAGCGAACGCCTACTTCAGTGTCCCCCTAGACCCGCGTTGTCAATTCTTATTCAGTTTCATCCACGAAAGGAAAAGCTACACCTGGACTGTAATGCCGCAAGGTGCCCAGAACTCCCCGTCCCAATTCTCCAAGGCAATGAAATTCATTCTGGACACGTGGATCAAACTCCACCCAGACGTTGTGCTTCTCGAATATGTGGATGACCTCTTGCTTTGCGCAGATACCCAAGATGAGGCTGCCACCCACTCTGAAGACCTTCTTTGTTACTTGGCTGAACAAGGCTGTAAAGCATCAAAACAGAAGATCCAGTGGTGCAAGCGAACAGTGGTCTTCCTTGGACATTGTATCTCACAAGGCGTAAGACATCTTACTCAAGAACGAATAGCTGTGATCAAAGCAATTCCGGTGCCAGTTGGCCACAAGTCTCTCCATGCTTTTCTGGGCCTAATATCTTATTGTCGTTCATGGATTCCAGAAGCATCTCTGCTAATGCAACCACTCTATGATGCTCTAAAGACTGATCCTTTCACTCTGCCACCAGAGGCCCTTACAAACTTTGAAATTCTGAAACAGATCCTGTCATCGGCCCCCGCCCTTGGCATACCAGACTATGAAAAGAGCTTCAAGCTATTTGTctcag agagaGAAGGACACGCCACAGGAGTACTGGCCCAATCTTGTGACAACAGACTAAGACCTATCGGGTACTATTCCTGTCGATTGGATCCAGTAGCTAGGGGGGCACCCTCCTGCCTCAGAGCTGTTTTCGCAGCCCAAGCCCTTCTGGACAAAACTGCAGATCTCGTGCTGGGCCACCTCCTCATCCTTCTAGCTCCGCATGACATATCAGCCGTGCTAAACCAAGTACAACCAAAACATATGTCAGCAGCAAGACATCTCAGACTACAATGCACTTTGCTCCTCCCGGACAATATATCCCTCCTCAGATGTAACACCCTCAACCCGTCCACTCTGCTCCCGCTTTTCGAGGGGGGAAACGACCCTCACGATATCTCTCACGACTGTCTTGAAATCATGAAGATGGAAACTACACACCTGCCAACAGTTAGCAGAGTGCCTCTGGACGACCCTGACCTGACTATCTATGTTGATGGATCAAGATATGCAGATCATGAAGGGAGGTACCACACCGGATATGCTGTCACTACCAGAGACACAATCCTCCATGCCTCTGCATTGCCCCCCTCTAAGTCCGCACAAGAAGCAGAACTTCAGGCCCTAATCATGGCATGCAAGCTGGCGGAAGGGAAGAAGGCTAACATTTATACGGACTCAAGATACGCTCTTGGAGTGGCCTGTGACTATGGTGTCCTGTGGAAGAATAGGGGTTTTCTGACAGCAGTGGGTACACCTATAAAACACAGCGCAGCAGTCAGGGACCTGATTGATGCTCTGCTACTTCCTACCCAAGTGGCAGTTCTCAAGGTAAAGGCACATGGCAGACTGAACACTCAAGAAGCACAAGGTAATCACTTGGCGGACACTGCAGCAAAACATGCCGCGAAAGGTGTGCGAGAAGTTGTACGCAGAGTGGACGTCCAAAACATTCCAACACAAGAGACAGTACAAGCCACCATGATCTTGCAGAACCCTCCTGTGGATTGGGCACGCTTGAAGGAAATGCAAGAGGCAGCAAGTGAAGAGGAAAAAGGAACATGGACGAAGAAGGGAGCCATATTGAAGGATGGACTCATGGAAGTGAATAAGAGACCATGTTTACCACGGTCTATGTTCCCAGCTGTGGTGCAGTGGGCTCATGGTGCTTCTCACCTGTCGAAGACCTTGATGAATTCTTTGATCAATAAATACTACCTGGCCCCAGGAATTACCCCACTTACCAACAACTTCTGTAAGTCATGCGTCATTTGTGCCAAGTGCAACCCAGGCAGAACGGAAAAGACACCCATGAAACATCTAGCTAAAGCTCAATACCCCTTTCAACGAATACAGATTGATCATATTCAGATGCCGAAGAGTGGCCGGTATGAATACGCTCTAGTAATCGTTGATATGTTCAGTTCCTGGCCCGAAGCGTTCCCTGTGACCAACATGACAGCGAAGACCACAGCCAAGAAGCTTCTAACGGAAATAGTGTGCAGATATGGTGTCCCAGAGGTCATAGAGAGTGATCAGGGGCCGGCTTTCACGGCCTCGTTAACCAAAGAAATATGGACAGCCCTAGGGGTCACACTTGCTTTCCACACCCCGTATCACCCTCAGAGCAGTGGGAAGGTAGAAAGATTGAATGGAACAATAAAATCCCGAATGTTGAAAATGTCTCAGGAGACAGGGATGAGCTGGCCAGACAGTCTACCCATCGCCCTGTTCAGTGTGAGATACACTCCTAAAGAGAGCCATGGTTTATCACCTTATGAAATACTGTTTGGTTCAGCCCCGAGATTAGGGTGTTATTATCcacaacagttacagttacaatccGATGTATTAACTGATTATGTGACTGCTTTGTCTTGTGAATTAACCCGAATCCATGCAAAGGTTTTCtcttccattccagatcctgagTTAGATACAGGAACACACAAGCTGGTCCCCGGTGATTGGGTTCTGGTGAAGAAATTTGTGCGAAAACACCCTCttgaaccaagatatgacggtccCTTCCAGGTCCTCCTAATAACAGCTACATCTGTGAAAGTTGCAGGGAAGAATACCTGGATACACGCCTCCCACTGCAAGAAGGTCACCATACCCAAGGAAACGGATAAAGATAAATCATGA